A region of Vigna radiata var. radiata cultivar VC1973A unplaced genomic scaffold, Vradiata_ver6 scaffold_70, whole genome shotgun sequence DNA encodes the following proteins:
- the LOC106779982 gene encoding long chain acyl-CoA synthetase 8, with protein sequence MVDPKGSSSWLKSLDISDIWKDRGECGALAAIVISIIVPVLFSALFFAKKKGKIRGVPVEVSGEGGYAIRNARKTELVEVPWKGAPTMAHLFEQSCDKYRLNQFLGTRKLIQREFVTSSDGRKFEKLHLGDYEWETYGEVFARVSNFASGLLKLGHVMDSRVAIFSDTRAEWLIALQGCFRQNVTVVTIYASLGEDALIHSLNETEVSTLICDSKQLRKLDAIRSRLTSLQNVIYFEDDEKEDSFSGSLSGWTIASFIEVEKLGKESPVEPSLPSKNDTAVIMYTSGSTGLPKGVMITHGNIVATTAAVMTVIPNLGSKDVYLAYLPLAHVFEMAAESVMLAAGCAIGYGSPLTMTDTSNKIKKGTKGDATVLKPTLLTAVPAILDRIRDGVVKKVEQKGGVVKNLFHFAYKRRLAAVKGSWLGAWGLEKFVWDTIVFKQIRSALGGQLRFMLCGGAPLSGDSQYFINICMGAPIGQGYGLTETFAGAAFSEWDDYSVGRVGPPLPCCYIKLISWEEGGYLTSDKPMPRGEIVVGGFSVTAGYFKNDEKTKEVFKVDEKGMRWFYTGDIGQFHPDGCLEIIDRKKDIVKLQHGEYISLGKVEAALSSCDYADNMMVYADPFHNYCVALVVASQQSLEKWAQQAGIDYRDFPDLCNNPQTVKEVLQAISKVGKSAKLEKSEIPAKIKLLADPWTPESGLVTAALKIKREQLKAKFKDDLLKLYA encoded by the exons ATGGTTGATCCAAAAGGTAGTTCCTCGTGGTTAAAGAGTCTAGATATCAGTGACATATGGAAAGATCGTGGAGAATGTGGAGCTCTGGCAGCCATAGTCATAAGCATCATTGTTCCTGTTTTGTTTTCAGCTTTGTTCTTTgcaaagaaaaaaggaaaaataagagGTGTGCCTGTTGAAGTTAGTGGTGAGGGAGGTTATGCAATACGTAATGCTAGAAAAACTGAGCTGGTTGAAGTTCCTTGGAAGGGAGCTCCAACCATGGCTCATCTGTTTGAGCAATCATGTGATAAATATAGGCTAAATCAATTTCTTGGAACAAGAAAACTAATACAAAGGGAGTTCGTTACATCTAGTGATGGCAGGAAGTTTGAGAAACTTCATTTAGGAGACTATGAATGGGAAACCTATGGAGAAGTATTTGCTCGTGTGTCCAATTTTGCATCTGGTCTTCTTAAGTTAGGTCATGTTATGGATAGCCGTGTTGCTATTTTCTCTGATACAAGGGCTGAGTGGCTCATTGCCCTTCAG GGTTGCTTCAGGCAGAATGTAACAGTTGTTACCATTTATGCTTCTCTAGGAGAAGATGCCCTGATCCACTCACTAAATGAG ACTGAAGTATCTACTCTGATCTGTGACTCCAAGCAGTTGAGGAAGTTGGATGCAATAAGATCAAGACTAACATCTTTACAAAATGTTATTTACTTTGAAGATGATGAGAAAGAAGATTCTTTCTCAGGAAGTTTGAGTGGTTGGACAATTGCATCTTTTATTGAAGTTGAGAAACTTGGGAAAGAAAGTCCTGTTGAGCCAAGCCTGCCTTCCAAAAATGATACTGCAGTTATCATGTACACAAGTGGCAGTACAGGTCTGCCAAAG GGTGTTATGATTACTCATGGGAACATTGTAGCCACTACAGCAGCGGTTATGACAGTGATACCAAATCTAGGTAGCAAGGATGTGTACCTGGCATACTTGCCCCTTGCTCATGTTTTTGAAATGGCTGCAGAG TCTGTAATGCTGGCTGCAGGTTGTGCAATTGGTTATGGCTCTCCTCTGACTATGACTGACACATCTAATAAAATCAAGAAAGGAACCAAGGGAGATGCCACTGTGTTGAAGCCCACACTATTGACAGCAGTACCTGCTATTCTTGATCGGATTCGAGATGGAGTTGTAAAAAAG GTTGAGCAAAAAGGTGGCGTTGTGAAGAATCTTTTCCATTTTGCTTATAAGCGCCGACTGGCTGCTGTAAAAGGAAGTTGGCTTGGGGCTTGGGGATTGGAAAAGTTTGTATGGGATACCATTGTCTTTAAACAAATTCGTTCTGCACTTGGAGGCCAGCTCAGATTTATGCTTTGTGGGGGAGCTCCTTTATCTGGAGATTCCCAATACTTCATCAATATCTGCATGGG GGCTCCTATTGGGCAAGGATATGGCTTGACTGAAACATTTGCTGGAGCTGCATTCTCAGAGTGGGATGACTACAGTGTGGGACGTGTCGGTCCTCCACTTCCTTGTTGTTACATTAAG CTTATTTCTTGGGAAGAAGGAGGGTACCTGACATCAGATAAGCCAATGCCAAGGGGAGAGATTGTAGTTGGAGGATTTAGTGTGACAGCTGGTTACTTTAAGAATGATGAAAAAACTAAAGAAGTGTTCAAG GTTGATGAGAAAGGTATGCGCTGGTTTTATACTGGTGATATTGGACAATTCCATCCTGATGGATGTCTTGAAATCATAGATAGGAAGAAAGATATTGTCAAACTTCAACATGGAGAATATATATCTCTTGGAAAG GTTGAGGCAGCACTATCATCATGCGATTATGCAGACAATATGATGGTTTATGCAGATCCCTTTCACAATTACTGTGTGGCTCTAGTCGTTGCTTCACAACAGTCTCTGGAGAAGTGGGCCCAACAAGCTGGCATAGATTATCGAGATTTTCCTGATCTGTGTAACAATCCTCAAACTGTCAAGGAGGTTCTGCAGGCTATTTCCAAG GTTGGAAAATCTGCAAAGCTGGAAAAATCTGAAATCCCTGCCAAGATCAAGTTGCTGGCTGATCCATGGACTCCTGAATCTGGATTAGTGACTGCTGCTCTCAAGATAAAGAGAGAGCAGCTGAAAGCCAAATTCAAAGATGATCTTCTGAAGCTGTATGCATGA
- the LOC106779984 gene encoding ribulose-1,5 bisphosphate carboxylase/oxygenase large subunit N-methyltransferase, chloroplastic produces MAEASTITFFSTLLPPFQPNIQVSHRPLSLPRKLQVRCSVSAGSTPQNAVAWGCEIESLESASALQSWLSESGLPPQKMGIDRVEVGERGLVALKNIRKGEKLLFVPPSLVITPNSEWSCPEPGEVLKRNSVPDWPLLATYLISEASLMESSRWSNYISALPRQPYSLLYWSQAELDRYLEASQIRERAIERINNVIGTYNDLRLRIFSKYPDLFPDEVFNIESFKWSFGILFSRLVRLPSMDGQVALVPWADMLNHSCEVETFLDYDKQSKGIVFTTDRPYQPGEQVFISYGKKSNGELLLSYGFVPKEGGNPSDSVELSLSLKKSDASYKEKLELLKKYGLSASQCFPIQITGWPLELMAYAYLAVSPSSMGENFEEMAAAASNSTISKKDLRYPEIEEQALQFILDSCEASISKYNKFLQASGSLDLDVTSPKQLNRRLFLKQLAVDLCNSERRILFRAQYILRRKLRDMRAGELRALKIFNGFRKFFQ; encoded by the exons ATGGCCGAAGCTTCAACAATCACCTTCTTTTCCACTCTCCTTCCCCCTTTCCAACCCAACATCCAGGTGTCTCACCGTCCCCTGAGTCTCCCACGGAAGCTCCAGGTTCGATGCTCGGTGTCCGCCGGTTCGACTCCCCAGAATGCGGTGGCTTGGGGGTGCGAGATTGAGTCGCTGGAGAGTGCGTCGGCATTGCAGAGTTGGCTATCGGAATCGGGTCTTCCACCGCAGAAGATGGGGATAGATAGGGTGGAGGTGGGAGAGAGAGGACTTGTGGCTTTGAAGAACATAAGGAAAGGGGAGAAGCTGCTCTTTGTGCCTCCCTCTCTTGTCATCACTCCCAATTCA GAATGGAGTTGCCCAGAACCTGGTGAGGTATTGAAAAGAAATTCAGTGCCAGATTGGCCTTTGCTTGCAACTTACCTCATAAGTGAAGCTAGCCTCATGGAATCTTCAAGATGGAGCAATTATATATCAGCCTTACCTCGTCAACCTTACTCGCTTCTTTACTG GTCACAAGCAGAGCTAGATCGCTACTTGGAAGCTTCACAGATTCGGGAGAGAGCAATTGAAAGGATTAATAATGTTATTGGAAC ATACAATGATTTGAGGCTCAGAATATTTTCCAAATACCCTGATTTATTCCCTGATGAG GTGTTCAACATTGAGTCCTTCAAATGGTCATTCGGTATTCTTTTCTCTCGCTTG GTTCGGTTACCCTCAATGGATGGACAGGTTGCATTGGTTCCTTGGGCAGATATGCTAAATCATAGCTGTGAG GTGGAGACATTTTTGGATTATGACAAGCAATCAAAGGGAATTGTCTTCACGACAGATCGGCCCTATCAACCAGGTGAGCAG GTGTTTATTTCGTATGGAAAAAAATCAAACGGGGAGCTTTTGCTATCTTATGGATTTGTTCCGAAGGAAGGTGGCAATCCCAGTGATTCAGTTGAGTTGTCACTGTCACTAAAGAAATCCGATGCATCCTACAAGGAGAAGTTAGAACTGTTGAAAAAATATGGATTATCAGC ATCTCAGTGTTTTCCTATACAGATAACTGGTTGGCCATTGGAATTAATGGCTTATGCTTATTTAGCTGTCAGTCCTTCAAGCATGGGAGAAAATTTTGAAGAG ATGGCTGCTGCAGCATCAAATAGTACCATCTCCAAGAAGGatttgagatatcctgaaataGAGGAGCAAGCATTGCAATTCATACTAGACAGCTGTGAAGCAAGCATATCAAAATACAACAAGTTCTTGCAG GCAAGTGGATCACTGGATTTAGATGTGACTTCTCCTAAACAACTCAATAGAAGGCTTTTTCTGAAACAGCTAGCTGTGGACTTGTGTAATAGCGAGCGAAGGATATTATTTCGTGCTCAATAT ATACTCAGAAGAAAACTGAGAGACATGAGGGCTGGTGAGTTAAGAGCCCTAAAAATATTCAACGGTTTCCGGAAATTTTTCCAATGA